Proteins from a single region of Coregonus clupeaformis isolate EN_2021a chromosome 19, ASM2061545v1, whole genome shotgun sequence:
- the LOC121531433 gene encoding carbohydrate sulfotransferase 1-like — MREGCSGGGGRRMECSWKTVLLLVCASLGVQYTAIRTLRDSLSGPCHGGVYHCQSRQPKDSRWRALCDDNTLPMETSAMASRRHILLFSTTRSGSSFTGQLFNQHPGIFYAFEPLYHVQQAFTNSSGRLRRALDRRALLGAYRDLLLNLYTCDLRFLENYIRPEPQDHVTGSFFRRSSSRALCSAPVCPKGGEGASASGSQPDETWCPKKCGALNLTLASIACLSRGHVAIKTVRVPEVGDLRTLTEDPRLDLRIVHLVRDPRAILASRMMAFSEQFRAWKIWNATGRQPRYVDLSQITSTCRDMADSAETMLQRPAWLRGRYLLVRYEDLALNPKEKAQEIYRFVGLEMDENVHSWIAQNTNNSAPPTSKWNYKYSTTRDSKATAESWRLRLGFDIVRTLQSLCNDTLSLLGYRVVHSVADLRNMSNSLVEPRTFQTLL, encoded by the exons CGTGAAGGATGTAGTGGCGGAGGAGGGCGCAGGATGGAGTGCTCCTGGAAGACAGTGCTGCTGCTGGTGTGTGCCTCTCTGGGGGTCCAGTACACGGCCATCCGCACCCTTAGAGACTCCTTGTCTGGGCCCTGCCACGGTGGTGTCTACCACTGTCAGAGCCGACAGCCCAAAG ACTCCAGGTGGAGAGCTCTGTGTGACGACAACACGTTGCCCATGGAGACCTCGGCCATGGCCTCCCGGCGCCACATCCTCCTGTTTTCCACCACGCGcagcggctcctccttcactggTCAGCTCTTCAACCAGCATCCGGGCATCTTCTACGCGTTCGAGCCCCTTTATCATGTCCAGCAGGCCTTCACCAACTCCAGCGGCAGACTGCGTCGGGCCCTGGACCGCCGGGCCCTGCTGGGGGCCTACCGGGATCTCCTCCTCAACCTTTACACCTGCGACCTGCGCTTCCTGGAGAACTACATCCGCCCTGAGCCCCAGGACCACGTAACTGGGTCCTTCTTCCGACGGAGCTCCAGCCGAGCTCTCTGCTCTGCACCTGTGTGCCCCAAGGGTGGGGAGGGGGCCTCTGCCTCTGGGAGTCAGCCTGATGAGACCTGGTGCCCCAAGAAGTGCGGGGCGCTGAACCTCACCCTGGCCTCCATTGCGTGTCTGTCACGGGGCCACGTGGCCATCAAGACGGTGCGTGTCCCTGAGGTGGGGGACCTGCGCACCCTGACTGAGGACCCACGGCTGGACCTGAGGATCGTCCACCTGGTGCGCGACCCCAGAGCCATCCTGGCCTCGCGCATGATGGCATTCTCTGAGCAGTTTCGTGCCTGGAAGATCTGGAACGCTACAGGCAGGCAGCCGCGCTACGTGGACCTATCACAGATAACCAGCACCTGCAGGGACATGGCAGACTCGGCAGAGACGATGCTGCAGAGGCCGGCATGGCTGCGTGGACGCTACCTCTTGGTTCGCTACGAGGACCTGGCCCTCAACCCCAAGGAGAAGGCCCAGGAGATCTACAGGTTCGTGGGGCTGGAGATGGATGAAAACGTGCACTCGTGGATCGCACAGAACACCAACAACAGCGCGCCTCCTACGTCCAAGTGGAACTATAAGTACTCCACCACCAGAGACTCCAAAGCCACAGCGGAGAGCTGGAGGCTGAGACTAGGGTTTGATATAGTGAGGACTTTGCAGTCTCTGTGCAATGATACACTCTCTCTTCTAGGCTATAGGGTGGTCCACTCTGTGGCTGATCTGAGAAACATGTCTAATAGTCTGGTGGAGCCCAGGACCTTTCAGACTCTCCTATAA